The genomic region TCCCGTTCGTCCATCGCTTGATATCCCTCCGATATTGAATCAAGATTAACGGTTTTTGTAAACACTGGTGCAGGATCAAGCGTCCCCTGAAGGACGTCAGCTAACAGTTCATCTGCATATGCACGGACGGGAGCAACACCGCCTTGTAGCGTAATATTATCCCCAAAGAAGGAAAATAGATCAAGACCATCGTCAAGCCCATGTGGAACACCAACGTACCCGACTGTCCCTCCGGGTCGACACACCTCAACAGCGGTTTCCATTGCGCTCGTTGCACCGACGCATTCAAGCACATGTTCAGCACCGCCACCAGTCATCTCTTGAACGGTCTCAATAGCTTCTTGCCCGCGTGCGGAGACTGTATCGGTAGCGCCAAATTCACTCGCAAGTGATAATCGATCTGGGTGATGTCCGACAGCGACGATTCGCGCAGCCCCTAACCGGCGAGCCGCAAGCACACCACAGAGCCCAACAGCCCCATCGCCGACGACGACACACGTCGACCCGGCGCTAACACCTGCGCTCACCGCTGCATGATGACCTGTCCCCATGACATCTGTCAGCGGGAGTATGGACCGAAGTGCGCTATCGTCATTGGCATAAGCATCTGGAACACGAACAAGCGTTCCATCTGCATGTCGGCAGCGAATCACCTCACCTTGTGCACCACCATTGTCATCGCCCCAACCATCACCATTCACACATGATGTATGCAATCCACGACGACAAAATTCACACATACCACAACTTATCTTAAATGGTGCGAAAACACGATCCCCGACATCAACAGACTGCACATCATCGCCGACTTCTTCAACAATACCCATTGGTTCATGACCAACTCGAGAAGGAATGTCGCGGTCTGTCTTTCCTCGATAAAACCACAAATCGGACCCACAGACAGCGGTATGTGTGACCCGGACAACTGCGTCTGTTGACTCTTCTAACGTCGGTTTAACAACATTCTCAACGCGGATATCACGGGGACCATAGTAAACAGCAGCACGCATACTCATATGTGTAACCTATGTTATCATATCGAAGGTAAAAAATCCCGAGAAATGTGACTACATTCAGATCATCCATATGACAGTTGCACTCATTATCACGTTTTGATTTCAACGAATACAACTAATGAATTGAATAGGTGCCGTATTACCAGTATTTAACCCTTTAGCGTCATATCTTATCGTACATCGATGAGTCAGGGAACTCGCGAGCCAACGGCTGAACTCGGACTGTTAGATGCCACGATGATTGGAATGGGGGCGATGATTGGTGCGGGGATTTTCGTCCTCACAGGACTTGCTGCGGAAATCTCTGGTCCCGCAGCATTACTTGTGTTCGTTCTTAATGGAATTGTCACAGCATTTACCGGATTGTCATACGCTGAACTCGCTGCCTCAATCCCAAAAAGTGGTGGCGGATACGCCTTTGTTCGTGAGATTTTTGATGATCGTTCATCCTTCTTACTGGGATGGATGCTCTGGTTTGCATATATGATTGCAGGAGCACTTTATGCGCTTGGATTTGCCCCAAATTTCATTGAATTACTCCATGTTTATGGATTCACACCGAAACCAGGCGCTGTCAATGCAATTGCCCTTCCGATTATTAGCGTTGATATTCCTGTTCAGTTAGGACTCGCTTTTATTGCTGTTACATTCCTTGTTGTCGTAAATGCGCTCTCGACAGCTGCCAGTGGGAGTGCAGAGACGTTCTTTACAATCACGAAAGTGCTTATTCTACTGATTTTCATATTATTTGGATTCCTTTCAGCCGGTGGTGGTGAACCGACAAGTTTCACGCTTCAGAACTTCGATCCACTGTTCCCCGATGATTCATCTGCATTAAGTATTCTTCCTGCAATGGGACTGACGTTCATTGCGTTTGAGGGATATGATCTCATTACGACTGTCACCGAAGAAGTTGAAAACCCGAGAGAGAATATTCCAAAAGCTATCTTTTTGAGTCTTGCTGCAACTGTCATTATTTATGCACTTGTCGTTTCTGTCGCTATTGGAACGCTCGGAGCATCCGGGCTGGCACAGGCTGGTGAAGCGGGTATTGCAGCAGCAGCGACATCATTCATGCCAACAGGTCTTCCAATTATCAAGAACGGTGGTGCAGTCATTGTCTTCGGAGCCGTTTTCTCAACGCTAACAGCATTGAATGCAGTTGTCATTGCATCCTCACGCGTTGCCTTCGCGATGGGACGCGAAGGGCAGCTGATTGGCTCAATCGGGAATCTTCATCACCGATTTGGAACACCGTTTGTTGCAATCATCGTTAGTGGTGCTGTCATGCTTTTCTCAGTCGCGCTTCCAACAGCGAGTGCCGGTAATATGTCCAGCTTATTTTTCTTATTATCATTCATTATCGTTAATTTCTCAGTGATCAAGCTCAGGCGGGAACGCCCTGACATGACTCGCCCTTACAAAATTCCGTATTATCCTGCACCTCCAATCATTGGAATTATACTCAATGTACTACTCACTGGAGTGCTAGTCTGGTATCTGACCCAAACTGACCAACTCGCATTACTACTTAGTGTGGGATGGATTGCTCTTGGATTACTTGCATACTACGGATTGAACTGGCTTCGATCGCGGTCTAATCCTACTCCAAGTGGTGGTGGCGGTGGTGGTGGCAGCACACCTGATGGACCAACTTCCGGGTCCGGTCCAGGTCCAGATTCAGACCCAGACCCAACTCCGACATCTGACCCTATTGACGCAGCCATTACAGACTCGAACCCATCGCTATCCGGAGATACCGACACTCAAGAGGCCCACACACATACAACTGCTCAGGAGGAAGTCTGATTATGTCATCAAATCAGCCGCGAACTGTCATTGCCGGTGGGGGTCGTGTTGGTCGACGAACAGCAAATATACTCAGTGATCGCGGATATGATATCGTTGTGATTGAGCCTAACTCAGACCGTGCACAGACAATTGCAGATGATTATGTTGCAACCGTTATTGAAGGCGATGCAACACGACCAGCAATCCTTGAACAAGTCAATCTTGACCGTGTTGATGTCATTGCTGCGCTCACTGCAGAAACAGGAACAAATCTTGCAATCTGCCTTGCAGCGACTCGTATGGTACCTGATCTAAAAACAATTCTTCGGACTGATGTTGAGACCCGCGGCGAGTATGATGACTGGGTTGATGAAGTTGTCTTCCCTGAGAATGCAGCAGCACGTGTTGCTGCTAATACTGTTGAATCAGACGTGCGGGCTATTGAGGATACAACTGGTAGTTTAGACCTACTTGAGGTGACTGTTGCACCCAGTGCCCCGGTTGCGGAACGAACGCTTGAAGAGGTCGGACTCCCTCGCGGATGTCTTGTTGTTGCCAGCACTGGCGGAAATCGTATTGCCGGTCCAGAAACAGAATTGATACCAGACGAAACATATACGATAGCTGTTGAACCATCGGTAAGCGATGAAGTGCTTCAACTCTTCCGCGGGTAAACTGCTGGGTCACATGTGAACTACCCCTGCCTACTCGCTGCCGTTGGCGGCTTCCTCGAGGCAGGGGCTTCCTATTTCCACGACGCGCTTTGCAGACACTTAGCTGGTGTCTGTAGGGAGCGCAGTATCCACATCTACAGGCGTTGACGAGAGCGAATTTCCCATTCGTACATCAGAATCGCTCCGCGATTTGAGGGCGTCTCTTCGGGCTACTTCAACCCTCACTCAGAAAATACCCGTTGGAATAAGAAGTTACGATTGGATGGGCCTGTGGGCCTGTGGGTCAGAAATAGAACAACGTATGGAAGACGATGGCGGTGCTGTATCCACTCCTTGCTGCGCTCCTTGTCTACAGATTAACAGGCAGAGTGCCTCGGGGCTTAATGACCGCGACGCGATTTGCAAATTAATTCTCAATTCTGGAGGTAACCGGTCTCTATTCGTTATTCTCAGGGAGCGTGGTACGGTGAATTTGTGGTTTATACGTGAGCGGTGAAAATTACCGTATCAAGATTTCTCCCGGCTGGTTTTGGAGCCCGGTAACTCAGAAAAAGAAGATTCTTGTAGAGTAATAGTGATCCTAAAACGCTGTTAAATCGCTGTGCACTTGGTGCACAGCTGTCTTAGTCTGTTATTTTCTTGCTACGTCTTAGTTTTCAAAGGTTCTCTAAGCCATTAGACCCCGAGGTACTTCACTTGCGCGGACTACGGTACTTCTTGAGGGAGGGGAGTTAGCGCCTGTATTTAGCTAAATTACTGATCCTCAGGACGAGAGCACCTCTAGAGTGCCCTGAGATAGTGAATCGTCTCGACGTTATATCTAAGCCCCGAGACACTCAGCCTGCTCCGCCTATAGAGAAGTACAGTTCAATATTTGATTCTCAATTAATCACCTGCTGCGGTCACCGGTGCTGTTTGAGCATCTTCAATGGTATTAATCCGCCATCGAAGTGCCCCCACAGTCAGGAGTCCAGCAATCAAGACAACATTGATAATATACAGTGCAGTCGTGTAATCACCAGTTGACTCAAGAATGACCGATGCAAGCGTTGGTCCAGCGACACCTGCAAGTCCCCATGCTGTAAGACTATATCCATGGATTGCTCCAACCTCGGTTGTTCCAAAGAGATCACTCAGATATGCTGGTAGGCAAGCAAAGCCGCCACCGTAACAGGTAATAATAAGAAATAGTAGTCCTGCAAGAATCCAGACGCCGCTGACCTGTGGCATCAAAAAGAAGGCGACAATTTGAATCGCAAAGAACGCTCCATACACTGCAGTCCGACCAACATAATCTGAAAGGCTTGACCATGCGATTCGTCCAGCACCATTGAATATCCCAATATACCCAACGATGAATGCAGCTGTTGTTGCACTGGCGCCACCAATCGACTGTAACATTGGAGATGCAAACGCCAAGAGCATGATCCCAGCAGATACATTGATAAATATAATTAGCCAAACCATCCAGAATCGAGGTGTTTTCCGAGCCTCTCGTGCGGTGAGTTCTTCAAGATCGCCCCAAATACCACCTTCATCGTCTTCGGCTGCGAGGTCGTCTTCGGTCATACCGGATGGCAGCCATCCGTTTGGTGGTTTCTTGAGGTAGCTTGCTCCAAGCGTCATCAACACGAAGTAGGTCGCTCCAAGTCCATAGAACGCAGTAGATATGCTATATTGCTGAATTAAGAAATTTCCGACAGGACCCGTCAATAAGGCACCGGCACCGAATCCCATAACTGCCATCCCAGTTGCCATACCTCGCCTATCAGGGAACCACGCAACAAGTGTTGAGATTGGTGAGATATACCCAATCCCAAGCCCCATTCCTCCAATCACGCCAAATGTTGCAAAGAATAATGGGAGGCTTTGAAGTTGTACGCTCACTCCTGCTCCGACTGT from Haloquadratum walsbyi C23 harbors:
- a CDS encoding potassium channel family protein; this encodes MSSNQPRTVIAGGGRVGRRTANILSDRGYDIVVIEPNSDRAQTIADDYVATVIEGDATRPAILEQVNLDRVDVIAALTAETGTNLAICLAATRMVPDLKTILRTDVETRGEYDDWVDEVVFPENAAARVAANTVESDVRAIEDTTGSLDLLEVTVAPSAPVAERTLEEVGLPRGCLVVASTGGNRIAGPETELIPDETYTIAVEPSVSDEVLQLFRG
- a CDS encoding zinc-dependent alcohol dehydrogenase family protein, with the translated sequence MRAAVYYGPRDIRVENVVKPTLEESTDAVVRVTHTAVCGSDLWFYRGKTDRDIPSRVGHEPMGIVEEVGDDVQSVDVGDRVFAPFKISCGMCEFCRRGLHTSCVNGDGWGDDNGGAQGEVIRCRHADGTLVRVPDAYANDDSALRSILPLTDVMGTGHHAAVSAGVSAGSTCVVVGDGAVGLCGVLAARRLGAARIVAVGHHPDRLSLASEFGATDTVSARGQEAIETVQEMTGGGAEHVLECVGATSAMETAVEVCRPGGTVGYVGVPHGLDDGLDLFSFFGDNITLQGGVAPVRAYADELLADVLQGTLDPAPVFTKTVNLDSISEGYQAMDERDAIKVLVEI
- a CDS encoding APC family permease; the encoded protein is MSQGTREPTAELGLLDATMIGMGAMIGAGIFVLTGLAAEISGPAALLVFVLNGIVTAFTGLSYAELAASIPKSGGGYAFVREIFDDRSSFLLGWMLWFAYMIAGALYALGFAPNFIELLHVYGFTPKPGAVNAIALPIISVDIPVQLGLAFIAVTFLVVVNALSTAASGSAETFFTITKVLILLIFILFGFLSAGGGEPTSFTLQNFDPLFPDDSSALSILPAMGLTFIAFEGYDLITTVTEEVENPRENIPKAIFLSLAATVIIYALVVSVAIGTLGASGLAQAGEAGIAAAATSFMPTGLPIIKNGGAVIVFGAVFSTLTALNAVVIASSRVAFAMGREGQLIGSIGNLHHRFGTPFVAIIVSGAVMLFSVALPTASAGNMSSLFFLLSFIIVNFSVIKLRRERPDMTRPYKIPYYPAPPIIGIILNVLLTGVLVWYLTQTDQLALLLSVGWIALGLLAYYGLNWLRSRSNPTPSGGGGGGGSTPDGPTSGSGPGPDSDPDPTPTSDPIDAAITDSNPSLSGDTDTQEAHTHTTAQEEV
- a CDS encoding L-lactate MFS transporter, whose amino-acid sequence is MSTTTTDKNRWLIAVSAILIHVSIGGIYAYSIYQNPLSETLGWAVSDVTLAFTISIFVLGLTAAFLGIFVERYGPRIAGLTAAILYGIGTVGAGVSVQLQSLPLFFATFGVIGGMGLGIGYISPISTLVAWFPDRRGMATGMAVMGFGAGALLTGPVGNFLIQQYSISTAFYGLGATYFVLMTLGASYLKKPPNGWLPSGMTEDDLAAEDDEGGIWGDLEELTAREARKTPRFWMVWLIIFINVSAGIMLLAFASPMLQSIGGASATTAAFIVGYIGIFNGAGRIAWSSLSDYVGRTAVYGAFFAIQIVAFFLMPQVSGVWILAGLLFLIITCYGGGFACLPAYLSDLFGTTEVGAIHGYSLTAWGLAGVAGPTLASVILESTGDYTTALYIINVVLIAGLLTVGALRWRINTIEDAQTAPVTAAGD